In Castor canadensis chromosome 11, mCasCan1.hap1v2, whole genome shotgun sequence, a single genomic region encodes these proteins:
- the Fcrl2 gene encoding Fc receptor-like protein 2 isoform X2: MQRCELSLALRGSSLILLVSTGQKIVVKHHRAVLLPFFSNYTKTYSERLFSFCAHRSQMVAERILLLKHLDQVLMLLWSLLIIFASFSEQTDGLTLLAPSSVFEGDSIFLKCQEEQTSKIKLMTYYKDKRLLFYSRQASSFPIQNVVLSDSGEYYCTATFKNILQRKKTSAIINIKVQASTFQPIEGDPVTLTCETQLPPQRSNVQLQFCFFRDGQALGSGCSSSPELQIPVMWREHSGSYWCKVIAVSNRARKQSLQHQIHVQRIPVSDVSLETQAPGGWVIEGQKLVLLCSVAKGTGNITFSWHRKATENSLGNKKTQGFLSTELEIQAMKESDAGEYYCRADNGHESIQSKVVNIFVKIPVSCPVLTFRIPRAQAVVGDVVELHCEALRGSPPILYQFYHEDVIMGNSSAPSGGGVSFNFSLTAKHSGNYSCEANNGLWVQRSEAVSFSISDSDGHRRDFVTVRILGGLFGILGFFGVAWLFYCWSHKISGASSVTNGPRDYHVISSLFHRGADVPNPQESTHSSPIPAIEELQPVYVNVDPVGVDVIYSQVWTSQHPESSANARRTFSENMDSQVIYSSVKKS, encoded by the exons ATGCAAAGATGTGAACTTTCTCTGGCATTGAGAGGATCATCTCTAATTCTCTTAGTATCCACAGGACAAAAGATAGTGGTCAAACATCACAGGGCTgttctacttccttttttttctaattatacaaAAACATATTCTGAAAGGCTCTTTTCATTCTGTGCTCACAGGTCTCAGATGGTGGCTGAGAGAATACTTCTTCTAAAACACCTGGATCAAGTCCTCATGCTGCTGTGGTCATTGCTGATCATCTTTG CTTCATTCAGTGAACAGACGG ATGGACTGACCCTCCTGGCACCTTCTTCTGTCTTTGAAGGAGACAGCATATTTCTGAAATGCCAGGAAGAACAAACCTCAAAAATCAAGTTGATGACTTACTATAAGGATAAAAGATTGTTATTTTATTCAAGACAAGCCTCAAGCTTCCCTATACAAAATGTAGTTTTGAGTGACAGTGGTGAATATTACTGTACTGCTACTTTTAAAAACATcctgcaaaggaaaaaaacttcAGCAATAATAAACATCAAAGTCCAAG CCAGCACCTTTCAACCCATTGAGGGAGACCCAGTGACCTTGACCTGTGAGACCCAGCTCCCTCCACAGAGGTCAAATGTCCAGCTCCAGTTCTGCTTCTTCAGAGATGGTCAGGCTCTAGGATCAGGCTGCAGCAGCTCCCCAGAGCTCCAGATTCCTGTCATGTGGAGGGAACACTCAGGCTCCTACTGGTGCAAAGTAATCGCAGTGAGTAACAGGGCCAGAAAACAGAGTCTCCAACACCAGATTCATGTGCAGA GAATCCCAGTCTCTGATGTGAGCTTAGAGACCCAGGCCCCTGGGGGATGGGTAATTGAAGGACAGAAGCTTGTGCTGCTCTGCTCAGTGGCTAAGGGCACAGGAAACATCACATTCTCCTGGCACAGAAAAGCCACAGAAAACAGTCTGGGAAATAAGAAGACCCAAGGTTTCCTGTCAACAGAGCTGGAGATCCAGGCCATGAAGGAGAGTGATGCTGGTGAATATTACTGTAGAGCTGACAATGGCCATGAATCCATCCAGAGCAAGGTGGTGAATATCTTTGTGAAAA TTCCAGTGTCCTGCCCTGTCCTCACCTTCAGGATCCCCAGGGCCCAGGCTGTGGTGGGGGATGTGGTGGAGCTtcactgtgaggccctgagaggCTCTCCCCCCATCCTGTACCAGTTTTATCATGAGGATGTCATCATGGGGAATAGCTCAGCTCCATCTGGAGGAGGAGTGTCCTTCAACTTCTCCCTGACTGCAAAACATTCTGGAAACTACTCCTGTGAGGCCAACAATGGCCTGTGGGTCCAGCGCAGTGAGGCAGTGTCATTCTCCATCTCAG ATTCTGATGGTCACAGAAGAGACTTTGTCACAGTCAGAATTCTCGGGGGACTGTTTGGTATCCTTGGTTTCTTTGGTGTTGCTTGGCTGTTTTATTGTTGGTCCCACAAAATATCAG GAGCAAGTTCTGTCACTAATGGACCCAG AGACTACCATGTAATAAGTTCACTGTTTCACAGAGGTGCTGATGTCCCAAACCCTCAAGAATCTACCCACTCCAGCCCAATCCCAGCCATAGAGGAGCTTCAGCCAGTGTATGTCAATG TGGACCCTGTAGGTGTGGATGTGATTTACTCCCAGGTCTGGACCAGCCAACATCCAGAAAGCTCAG CAAATGCCAGAAGGACATTTTCAGAGAACATG GACTCACAAGTTATCTACTCTTCTGTGAAGAAGTCATAA
- the Fcrl2 gene encoding Fc receptor-like protein 2 isoform X1, with the protein MQRCELSLALRGSSLILLVSTGQKIVVKHHRAVLLPFFSNYTKTYSERLFSFCAHRSQMVAERILLLKHLDQVLMLLWSLLIIFASFSEQTDGLTLLAPSSVFEGDSIFLKCQEEQTSKIKLMTYYKDKRLLFYSRQASSFPIQNVVLSDSGEYYCTATFKNILQRKKTSAIINIKVQELFPYLMLTASTFQPIEGDPVTLTCETQLPPQRSNVQLQFCFFRDGQALGSGCSSSPELQIPVMWREHSGSYWCKVIAVSNRARKQSLQHQIHVQRIPVSDVSLETQAPGGWVIEGQKLVLLCSVAKGTGNITFSWHRKATENSLGNKKTQGFLSTELEIQAMKESDAGEYYCRADNGHESIQSKVVNIFVKIPVSCPVLTFRIPRAQAVVGDVVELHCEALRGSPPILYQFYHEDVIMGNSSAPSGGGVSFNFSLTAKHSGNYSCEANNGLWVQRSEAVSFSISDSDGHRRDFVTVRILGGLFGILGFFGVAWLFYCWSHKISGASSVTNGPRDYHVISSLFHRGADVPNPQESTHSSPIPAIEELQPVYVNVDPVGVDVIYSQVWTSQHPESSANARRTFSENMDSQVIYSSVKKS; encoded by the exons ATGCAAAGATGTGAACTTTCTCTGGCATTGAGAGGATCATCTCTAATTCTCTTAGTATCCACAGGACAAAAGATAGTGGTCAAACATCACAGGGCTgttctacttccttttttttctaattatacaaAAACATATTCTGAAAGGCTCTTTTCATTCTGTGCTCACAGGTCTCAGATGGTGGCTGAGAGAATACTTCTTCTAAAACACCTGGATCAAGTCCTCATGCTGCTGTGGTCATTGCTGATCATCTTTG CTTCATTCAGTGAACAGACGG ATGGACTGACCCTCCTGGCACCTTCTTCTGTCTTTGAAGGAGACAGCATATTTCTGAAATGCCAGGAAGAACAAACCTCAAAAATCAAGTTGATGACTTACTATAAGGATAAAAGATTGTTATTTTATTCAAGACAAGCCTCAAGCTTCCCTATACAAAATGTAGTTTTGAGTGACAGTGGTGAATATTACTGTACTGCTACTTTTAAAAACATcctgcaaaggaaaaaaacttcAGCAATAATAAACATCAAAGTCCAAG agctgtttccatatcttatgCTGACAGCCAGCACCTTTCAACCCATTGAGGGAGACCCAGTGACCTTGACCTGTGAGACCCAGCTCCCTCCACAGAGGTCAAATGTCCAGCTCCAGTTCTGCTTCTTCAGAGATGGTCAGGCTCTAGGATCAGGCTGCAGCAGCTCCCCAGAGCTCCAGATTCCTGTCATGTGGAGGGAACACTCAGGCTCCTACTGGTGCAAAGTAATCGCAGTGAGTAACAGGGCCAGAAAACAGAGTCTCCAACACCAGATTCATGTGCAGA GAATCCCAGTCTCTGATGTGAGCTTAGAGACCCAGGCCCCTGGGGGATGGGTAATTGAAGGACAGAAGCTTGTGCTGCTCTGCTCAGTGGCTAAGGGCACAGGAAACATCACATTCTCCTGGCACAGAAAAGCCACAGAAAACAGTCTGGGAAATAAGAAGACCCAAGGTTTCCTGTCAACAGAGCTGGAGATCCAGGCCATGAAGGAGAGTGATGCTGGTGAATATTACTGTAGAGCTGACAATGGCCATGAATCCATCCAGAGCAAGGTGGTGAATATCTTTGTGAAAA TTCCAGTGTCCTGCCCTGTCCTCACCTTCAGGATCCCCAGGGCCCAGGCTGTGGTGGGGGATGTGGTGGAGCTtcactgtgaggccctgagaggCTCTCCCCCCATCCTGTACCAGTTTTATCATGAGGATGTCATCATGGGGAATAGCTCAGCTCCATCTGGAGGAGGAGTGTCCTTCAACTTCTCCCTGACTGCAAAACATTCTGGAAACTACTCCTGTGAGGCCAACAATGGCCTGTGGGTCCAGCGCAGTGAGGCAGTGTCATTCTCCATCTCAG ATTCTGATGGTCACAGAAGAGACTTTGTCACAGTCAGAATTCTCGGGGGACTGTTTGGTATCCTTGGTTTCTTTGGTGTTGCTTGGCTGTTTTATTGTTGGTCCCACAAAATATCAG GAGCAAGTTCTGTCACTAATGGACCCAG AGACTACCATGTAATAAGTTCACTGTTTCACAGAGGTGCTGATGTCCCAAACCCTCAAGAATCTACCCACTCCAGCCCAATCCCAGCCATAGAGGAGCTTCAGCCAGTGTATGTCAATG TGGACCCTGTAGGTGTGGATGTGATTTACTCCCAGGTCTGGACCAGCCAACATCCAGAAAGCTCAG CAAATGCCAGAAGGACATTTTCAGAGAACATG GACTCACAAGTTATCTACTCTTCTGTGAAGAAGTCATAA
- the Fcrl2 gene encoding Fc receptor-like protein 2 isoform X3, with product MQRCELSLALRGSSLILLVSTGQKIVVKHHRAVLLPFFSNYTKTYSERLFSFCAHRSQMVAERILLLKHLDQVLMLLWSLLIIFASFSEQTDGLTLLAPSSVFEGDSIFLKCQEEQTSKIKLMTYYKDKRLLFYSRQASSFPIQNVVLSDSGEYYCTATFKNILQRKKTSAIINIKVQELFPYLMLTASTFQPIEGDPVTLTCETQLPPQRSNVQLQFCFFRDGQALGSGCSSSPELQIPVMWREHSGSYWCKVIAVSNRARKQSLQHQIHVQRIPVSDVSLETQAPGGWVIEGQKLVLLCSVAKGTGNITFSWHRKATENSLGNKKTQGFLSTELEIQAMKESDAGEYYCRADNGHESIQSKVVNIFVKIPVSCPVLTFRIPRAQAVVGDVVELHCEALRGSPPILYQFYHEDVIMGNSSAPSGGGVSFNFSLTAKHSGNYSCEANNGLWVQRSEAVSFSISDSDGHRRDFVTVRILGGLFGILGFFGVAWLFYCWSHKISGASSVTNGPRGADVPNPQESTHSSPIPAIEELQPVYVNVDPVGVDVIYSQVWTSQHPESSANARRTFSENMDSQVIYSSVKKS from the exons ATGCAAAGATGTGAACTTTCTCTGGCATTGAGAGGATCATCTCTAATTCTCTTAGTATCCACAGGACAAAAGATAGTGGTCAAACATCACAGGGCTgttctacttccttttttttctaattatacaaAAACATATTCTGAAAGGCTCTTTTCATTCTGTGCTCACAGGTCTCAGATGGTGGCTGAGAGAATACTTCTTCTAAAACACCTGGATCAAGTCCTCATGCTGCTGTGGTCATTGCTGATCATCTTTG CTTCATTCAGTGAACAGACGG ATGGACTGACCCTCCTGGCACCTTCTTCTGTCTTTGAAGGAGACAGCATATTTCTGAAATGCCAGGAAGAACAAACCTCAAAAATCAAGTTGATGACTTACTATAAGGATAAAAGATTGTTATTTTATTCAAGACAAGCCTCAAGCTTCCCTATACAAAATGTAGTTTTGAGTGACAGTGGTGAATATTACTGTACTGCTACTTTTAAAAACATcctgcaaaggaaaaaaacttcAGCAATAATAAACATCAAAGTCCAAG agctgtttccatatcttatgCTGACAGCCAGCACCTTTCAACCCATTGAGGGAGACCCAGTGACCTTGACCTGTGAGACCCAGCTCCCTCCACAGAGGTCAAATGTCCAGCTCCAGTTCTGCTTCTTCAGAGATGGTCAGGCTCTAGGATCAGGCTGCAGCAGCTCCCCAGAGCTCCAGATTCCTGTCATGTGGAGGGAACACTCAGGCTCCTACTGGTGCAAAGTAATCGCAGTGAGTAACAGGGCCAGAAAACAGAGTCTCCAACACCAGATTCATGTGCAGA GAATCCCAGTCTCTGATGTGAGCTTAGAGACCCAGGCCCCTGGGGGATGGGTAATTGAAGGACAGAAGCTTGTGCTGCTCTGCTCAGTGGCTAAGGGCACAGGAAACATCACATTCTCCTGGCACAGAAAAGCCACAGAAAACAGTCTGGGAAATAAGAAGACCCAAGGTTTCCTGTCAACAGAGCTGGAGATCCAGGCCATGAAGGAGAGTGATGCTGGTGAATATTACTGTAGAGCTGACAATGGCCATGAATCCATCCAGAGCAAGGTGGTGAATATCTTTGTGAAAA TTCCAGTGTCCTGCCCTGTCCTCACCTTCAGGATCCCCAGGGCCCAGGCTGTGGTGGGGGATGTGGTGGAGCTtcactgtgaggccctgagaggCTCTCCCCCCATCCTGTACCAGTTTTATCATGAGGATGTCATCATGGGGAATAGCTCAGCTCCATCTGGAGGAGGAGTGTCCTTCAACTTCTCCCTGACTGCAAAACATTCTGGAAACTACTCCTGTGAGGCCAACAATGGCCTGTGGGTCCAGCGCAGTGAGGCAGTGTCATTCTCCATCTCAG ATTCTGATGGTCACAGAAGAGACTTTGTCACAGTCAGAATTCTCGGGGGACTGTTTGGTATCCTTGGTTTCTTTGGTGTTGCTTGGCTGTTTTATTGTTGGTCCCACAAAATATCAG GAGCAAGTTCTGTCACTAATGGACCCAG AGGTGCTGATGTCCCAAACCCTCAAGAATCTACCCACTCCAGCCCAATCCCAGCCATAGAGGAGCTTCAGCCAGTGTATGTCAATG TGGACCCTGTAGGTGTGGATGTGATTTACTCCCAGGTCTGGACCAGCCAACATCCAGAAAGCTCAG CAAATGCCAGAAGGACATTTTCAGAGAACATG GACTCACAAGTTATCTACTCTTCTGTGAAGAAGTCATAA
- the Fcrl2 gene encoding Fc receptor-like protein 2 isoform X4, producing the protein MVAERILLLKHLDQVLMLLWSLLIIFASFSEQTDGLTLLAPSSVFEGDSIFLKCQEEQTSKIKLMTYYKDKRLLFYSRQASSFPIQNVVLSDSGEYYCTATFKNILQRKKTSAIINIKVQELFPYLMLTASTFQPIEGDPVTLTCETQLPPQRSNVQLQFCFFRDGQALGSGCSSSPELQIPVMWREHSGSYWCKVIAVSNRARKQSLQHQIHVQRIPVSDVSLETQAPGGWVIEGQKLVLLCSVAKGTGNITFSWHRKATENSLGNKKTQGFLSTELEIQAMKESDAGEYYCRADNGHESIQSKVVNIFVKIPVSCPVLTFRIPRAQAVVGDVVELHCEALRGSPPILYQFYHEDVIMGNSSAPSGGGVSFNFSLTAKHSGNYSCEANNGLWVQRSEAVSFSISDSDGHRRDFVTVRILGGLFGILGFFGVAWLFYCWSHKISGASSVTNGPRDYHVISSLFHRGADVPNPQESTHSSPIPAIEELQPVYVNVDPVGVDVIYSQVWTSQHPESSANARRTFSENMDSQVIYSSVKKS; encoded by the exons ATGGTGGCTGAGAGAATACTTCTTCTAAAACACCTGGATCAAGTCCTCATGCTGCTGTGGTCATTGCTGATCATCTTTG CTTCATTCAGTGAACAGACGG ATGGACTGACCCTCCTGGCACCTTCTTCTGTCTTTGAAGGAGACAGCATATTTCTGAAATGCCAGGAAGAACAAACCTCAAAAATCAAGTTGATGACTTACTATAAGGATAAAAGATTGTTATTTTATTCAAGACAAGCCTCAAGCTTCCCTATACAAAATGTAGTTTTGAGTGACAGTGGTGAATATTACTGTACTGCTACTTTTAAAAACATcctgcaaaggaaaaaaacttcAGCAATAATAAACATCAAAGTCCAAG agctgtttccatatcttatgCTGACAGCCAGCACCTTTCAACCCATTGAGGGAGACCCAGTGACCTTGACCTGTGAGACCCAGCTCCCTCCACAGAGGTCAAATGTCCAGCTCCAGTTCTGCTTCTTCAGAGATGGTCAGGCTCTAGGATCAGGCTGCAGCAGCTCCCCAGAGCTCCAGATTCCTGTCATGTGGAGGGAACACTCAGGCTCCTACTGGTGCAAAGTAATCGCAGTGAGTAACAGGGCCAGAAAACAGAGTCTCCAACACCAGATTCATGTGCAGA GAATCCCAGTCTCTGATGTGAGCTTAGAGACCCAGGCCCCTGGGGGATGGGTAATTGAAGGACAGAAGCTTGTGCTGCTCTGCTCAGTGGCTAAGGGCACAGGAAACATCACATTCTCCTGGCACAGAAAAGCCACAGAAAACAGTCTGGGAAATAAGAAGACCCAAGGTTTCCTGTCAACAGAGCTGGAGATCCAGGCCATGAAGGAGAGTGATGCTGGTGAATATTACTGTAGAGCTGACAATGGCCATGAATCCATCCAGAGCAAGGTGGTGAATATCTTTGTGAAAA TTCCAGTGTCCTGCCCTGTCCTCACCTTCAGGATCCCCAGGGCCCAGGCTGTGGTGGGGGATGTGGTGGAGCTtcactgtgaggccctgagaggCTCTCCCCCCATCCTGTACCAGTTTTATCATGAGGATGTCATCATGGGGAATAGCTCAGCTCCATCTGGAGGAGGAGTGTCCTTCAACTTCTCCCTGACTGCAAAACATTCTGGAAACTACTCCTGTGAGGCCAACAATGGCCTGTGGGTCCAGCGCAGTGAGGCAGTGTCATTCTCCATCTCAG ATTCTGATGGTCACAGAAGAGACTTTGTCACAGTCAGAATTCTCGGGGGACTGTTTGGTATCCTTGGTTTCTTTGGTGTTGCTTGGCTGTTTTATTGTTGGTCCCACAAAATATCAG GAGCAAGTTCTGTCACTAATGGACCCAG AGACTACCATGTAATAAGTTCACTGTTTCACAGAGGTGCTGATGTCCCAAACCCTCAAGAATCTACCCACTCCAGCCCAATCCCAGCCATAGAGGAGCTTCAGCCAGTGTATGTCAATG TGGACCCTGTAGGTGTGGATGTGATTTACTCCCAGGTCTGGACCAGCCAACATCCAGAAAGCTCAG CAAATGCCAGAAGGACATTTTCAGAGAACATG GACTCACAAGTTATCTACTCTTCTGTGAAGAAGTCATAA